One part of the Truepera radiovictrix DSM 17093 genome encodes these proteins:
- a CDS encoding transposase, translating into MLEALLKERKLKGSLYWQSLILCLMTLAKLYGYHAYTTMARFVRNHSYRPPLLGAPTYPVAIPSATLCVILMSSDMSVLEHIRCSGARQFLCYAAKGKTLGGSADVLKGQKATHLLSFVHQRYRSTVAQQQVSGKRNEISTAKSLLGGLNSTGMLITADALLTHKGFTAVIEQQGRYLLLVKENQQQPQELLAEVFREGLPSPAFCNHPPDE; encoded by the coding sequence GTGCTCGAAGCTTTACTTAAGGAAAGAAAATTAAAGGGAAGTCTCTACTGGCAGTCGCTGATCCTGTGCCTGATGACGTTAGCCAAGCTTTATGGGTACCACGCCTATACCACAATGGCACGCTTCGTGCGCAACCACTCTTACCGCCCGCCGCTATTAGGCGCCCCTACTTACCCTGTGGCGATACCTTCCGCTACGCTATGCGTCATCTTGATGTCGAGCGATATGAGCGTGCTTGAACACATTAGGTGCAGCGGAGCAAGACAGTTCCTTTGCTACGCAGCAAAGGGTAAGACCTTGGGTGGTAGCGCTGATGTGCTCAAGGGGCAGAAGGCAACGCATCTGCTATCGTTTGTTCATCAGCGCTACCGCAGCACGGTTGCCCAGCAGCAAGTTTCCGGCAAGCGCAACGAAATCAGCACTGCCAAGAGCCTATTGGGTGGCCTGAACTCAACAGGTATGCTGATCACCGCCGATGCTTTACTAACACACAAAGGGTTTACGGCTGTGATTGAGCAGCAAGGACGCTACCTGCTACTGGTGAAGGAGAATCAGCAACAGCCACAAGAGCTTCTCGCAGAGGTGTTTCGTGAGGGCCTTCCCTCCCCAGCCTTTTGCAACCACCCACCAGATGAGTGA
- a CDS encoding sulfotransferase domain-containing protein: MLVLANGAFKSGSTWLFEILSATERFSYVPYEYSRLPYPARPWLAQSKIKPFLATGLHHKENYLTKMHLFSERLRDTLLSYDDVFIFDIKRDIKDSLVSHYYHIIREGKFQEKYAKQEYIKDGFRKYYWRFGRYKAQQLVIYHKVWSIPSPKIYITSFEVLKNDFENEVSKITDFLGMPLTPVDIKKIRDKTTLSNLQKVRGQDKLEEHKRFFRKGVIGEWRQHFDSEMLADVERIEQQGLGTFDMLRYHAVFELIEVRKKLKKVL, translated from the coding sequence ATGTTAGTACTCGCAAACGGAGCTTTTAAATCGGGATCTACCTGGCTTTTCGAAATCCTTTCGGCGACCGAGCGCTTCAGTTATGTCCCATACGAATATAGTAGGTTACCATATCCTGCCCGTCCTTGGCTAGCACAAAGCAAAATAAAGCCATTCTTAGCAACCGGTCTTCATCACAAAGAAAACTATCTCACCAAAATGCACCTTTTTTCAGAGCGTCTACGTGATACGTTGTTATCATATGACGACGTTTTTATCTTTGACATCAAACGTGACATCAAAGACTCCCTCGTTTCCCACTACTATCACATAATACGCGAAGGTAAGTTTCAGGAGAAGTATGCGAAGCAAGAATACATCAAAGACGGATTCAGGAAGTATTACTGGCGCTTCGGGCGATATAAAGCACAGCAACTTGTTATATACCATAAGGTTTGGAGTATTCCTTCCCCAAAAATTTACATTACGTCGTTTGAAGTTTTAAAAAATGATTTTGAAAATGAGGTTAGTAAAATTACCGATTTCCTCGGGATGCCTCTAACTCCAGTTGATATTAAAAAAATCAGAGACAAAACCACATTGAGCAATCTCCAAAAAGTGCGGGGGCAGGACAAACTCGAGGAACACAAACGCTTTTTTCGTAAAGGCGTCATCGGTGAATGGCGGCAACATTTTGACTCAGAGATGCTTGCGGACGTTGAAAGGATCGAACAGCAAGGTTTGGGAACTTTTGATATGTTACGCTACCACGCTGTTTTTGAACTAATTGAAGTGAGAAAAAAGCTAAAAAAGGTGTTATAA
- a CDS encoding transposase — protein MNEAKLSDEQWAVIEPLLPPQPRTGRRREHDREVLNSLVYRLATGARYRDLPRTAEYAPRTTPTTDSKRGLKRGVRARIWQELLSLVERDGKLDLSKGSLDGSFVPAKRGVSKSTMDAKAKVQL, from the coding sequence ATGAACGAAGCGAAACTGAGTGACGAGCAGTGGGCCGTTATCGAGCCGCTGCTACCTCCTCAACCCCGCACTGGACGCAGACGGGAGCATGACCGAGAAGTGCTCAACAGCTTGGTCTATCGCTTGGCTACGGGCGCCCGTTACCGCGACTTGCCACGCACAGCTGAGTACGCCCCACGCACCACCCCTACCACTGACTCAAAACGTGGTCTGAAGCGGGGTGTACGGGCGCGGATCTGGCAGGAGCTGCTGAGCCTTGTGGAAAGAGACGGCAAGCTCGACCTGAGTAAAGGCAGTTTGGACGGCAGCTTCGTACCTGCGAAAAGGGGGGTGAGCAAGTCGACCATGGACGCAAAGGCAAAGGTTCAACTCTGA
- the groL gene encoding chaperonin GroEL (60 kDa chaperone family; promotes refolding of misfolded polypeptides especially under stressful conditions; forms two stacked rings of heptamers to form a barrel-shaped 14mer; ends can be capped by GroES; misfolded proteins enter the barrel where they are refolded when GroES binds) codes for MAKDLIFQEEARRSLERGVNAVANAVKVTLGPKGRNVVLEKKFGSPTITKDGVTVAKDIELGNGLENIGAKLLIEIASKTNDITGDGTTTATVLGQAIVKEGLRNVAAGANPLALKRGIDKGVEAAVEEIRKMARSVEDSKAVAEVAAISANDREIGQLIAEAMDKVGRDGVITVEESKGLDTELDVVEGMQFDKGYISPYFITDSDTMEAVLEDAYILIHEKKISALKDLLPVLEQVAQTGRPLLIIAEDIEGEALATLVVNKIRGTLNIAAVKAPGFGDRRKEMLKDIAAVTGGTVVSEELGYKLENTRLDMLGRANRIRISKDETTIIEGKGDQSAIEARVKAIRTEIENTDSDYAREKLQERLAKLAGGVAVIRVGAATETELKEKKHRFEDALSTARSAVEEGIVAGGGVTLIHAISAVAEVAKGLEGDERTGALILMRALEEPARQIAANAGAEGSVIVNAIKGKNDGRYGYNAETGEFVDDMIEAGIVDPAKVTRTALQNAASIASLLLTTEAVIAERPEKEEPAAAGAGAGGGMGGMGGMDF; via the coding sequence ATGGCAAAAGACCTCATTTTCCAAGAAGAAGCGCGCCGCAGCCTCGAGCGCGGCGTCAACGCGGTAGCCAACGCCGTCAAGGTCACCTTGGGCCCCAAAGGCCGCAACGTGGTGTTGGAGAAGAAGTTCGGCTCGCCGACCATCACCAAAGACGGCGTCACGGTCGCTAAAGACATCGAGCTCGGCAACGGCCTTGAAAACATCGGTGCCAAACTCCTGATCGAGATCGCCTCGAAGACCAACGACATCACCGGTGACGGTACCACGACCGCGACGGTGCTCGGTCAGGCGATCGTCAAAGAGGGTTTGCGCAACGTCGCGGCGGGCGCCAACCCCCTCGCGCTAAAGCGCGGCATCGACAAAGGCGTCGAGGCGGCGGTTGAAGAGATCCGCAAAATGGCCCGCAGCGTCGAGGACTCGAAGGCGGTCGCCGAAGTCGCCGCCATTTCGGCCAACGACCGCGAGATCGGCCAGCTCATCGCCGAAGCGATGGACAAAGTCGGCCGCGACGGCGTGATCACCGTTGAGGAGTCCAAGGGTCTCGACACCGAGCTCGACGTCGTCGAGGGGATGCAGTTCGACAAGGGGTACATCAGCCCCTACTTCATCACCGACTCCGACACCATGGAAGCGGTGCTCGAAGACGCCTACATCCTCATCCACGAGAAGAAGATCTCGGCGCTTAAAGACCTCTTGCCGGTGCTCGAGCAGGTCGCCCAGACCGGCCGCCCGCTTTTGATCATCGCCGAGGACATCGAAGGCGAGGCGCTCGCGACCCTGGTCGTCAACAAAATCCGCGGCACCCTGAATATCGCCGCCGTCAAAGCCCCCGGTTTCGGTGACCGCCGCAAGGAGATGCTCAAAGACATCGCGGCTGTCACGGGTGGTACGGTCGTCTCCGAGGAGCTCGGCTACAAGCTCGAGAACACCCGCCTCGACATGCTCGGCCGCGCCAACCGCATCCGCATCTCGAAGGATGAAACCACCATCATCGAGGGTAAGGGCGACCAGAGCGCCATCGAAGCGCGCGTCAAGGCGATCCGCACGGAGATCGAGAACACCGACTCCGACTACGCCCGCGAAAAGCTGCAGGAGCGCCTCGCCAAGCTCGCCGGCGGCGTCGCGGTGATCCGCGTCGGGGCGGCGACCGAAACTGAGCTCAAGGAGAAAAAGCACCGCTTCGAGGACGCGCTCTCGACCGCGCGTTCGGCCGTGGAAGAGGGCATCGTCGCCGGCGGTGGGGTGACGCTCATCCACGCGATTAGCGCCGTTGCCGAAGTCGCCAAGGGCCTCGAGGGCGACGAGCGCACGGGCGCTCTGATTCTCATGCGCGCGCTCGAGGAGCCGGCTCGCCAGATCGCTGCCAACGCCGGCGCCGAGGGCAGCGTGATCGTCAACGCCATCAAGGGCAAAAACGACGGCCGCTACGGCTACAACGCCGAGACGGGCGAGTTCGTCGACGACATGATCGAAGCGGGTATCGTCGATCCCGCCAAAGTCACCCGGACGGCGCTACAGAACGCGGCCTCCATCGCCTCGCTGCTGCTGACCACCGAAGCGGTCATCGCCGAGCGCCCCGAGAAAGAGGAGCCCGCAGCGGCCGGTGCCGGCGCGGGCGGCGGCATGGGCGGTATGGGCGGGATGGACTTCTAA
- the groES gene encoding co-chaperone GroES: MTLRPLGDKVIVEVIDEPQTTASGIVLPDTAKEKSQKGKVIAVGPGKLLDNGQRAALEVNEGDTVMFAKYGGTEVTLDGKELMILSERDIHAIIA; encoded by the coding sequence ATGACGCTACGACCCTTAGGCGACAAGGTCATCGTCGAAGTGATCGACGAGCCGCAGACCACGGCGAGCGGGATCGTGTTGCCCGACACGGCCAAGGAAAAGAGCCAGAAGGGCAAAGTCATCGCCGTCGGCCCCGGCAAGCTGCTCGACAACGGCCAGCGTGCGGCTCTCGAGGTCAACGAAGGTGACACCGTGATGTTCGCCAAGTACGGCGGCACCGAAGTCACCTTAGACGGCAAAGAGCTGATGATTCTCAGCGAGCGCGACATCCACGCGATCATCGCTTAG
- a CDS encoding FUN14 domain-containing protein: MSLRLPDTVQLPRVEILAPVLGQLTFGALAGFAAGYALKKVGKLAAIALGIFFILLQLLAYFGFVEVNWLQIQRHVDPLLQPDALEGLWRNLLALLTLNLPFAAAFVPGFVVGLQRG, from the coding sequence GTGTCGCTCCGGCTCCCCGATACCGTGCAGCTACCGCGCGTCGAGATCTTAGCGCCCGTGCTCGGACAGCTCACCTTCGGCGCGCTCGCCGGTTTTGCCGCGGGCTACGCCCTCAAAAAGGTCGGTAAGCTCGCCGCCATCGCGTTGGGGATCTTTTTCATCCTCCTCCAGCTGCTCGCCTACTTCGGTTTCGTCGAGGTGAACTGGTTGCAGATCCAGCGCCACGTCGATCCGCTGCTGCAACCCGACGCGCTCGAGGGGTTGTGGCGCAACCTGCTCGCCTTGTTGACCCTCAACCTCCCCTTCGCCGCCGCTTTCGTACCGGGCTTCGTGGTCGGGTTGCAGCGCGGGTAG
- a CDS encoding SMP-30/gluconolactonase/LRE family protein, producing the protein MDILVQANCKLGENPLWDTREACLYWTDIDGGTLHRFKDGGHDVIYSGEKVGGFTLQDDGSLLLFRVRDIARLVVGEEAVVLREVDEPGMARFNDVIAAPNGEVFAGTIGASKTSGGLYRVGLDGSVTKLFGGTGTANGMGFSPDLSAFYWTDSTARHIYRFAYDADTNALSARERVYAAAEDEGTPDGLAMAADGSFYSARFRGGAILHHAPDGEVLERLAVDAQNVSSAAFGGPNFDELFVTTAQGDGAGAGAIFHHKVGHKGRLEFRSRVLL; encoded by the coding sequence ATGGACATCCTCGTTCAAGCCAACTGCAAACTCGGCGAAAACCCCTTGTGGGACACGCGCGAAGCTTGCCTCTACTGGACCGACATCGACGGCGGCACCCTGCACCGCTTCAAGGATGGGGGGCATGACGTCATCTACTCGGGGGAGAAAGTCGGCGGGTTCACCCTGCAAGACGACGGGAGCTTGCTCCTCTTTCGCGTGCGCGACATTGCGCGGCTCGTCGTCGGCGAAGAGGCGGTGGTGCTGCGGGAGGTCGACGAACCCGGGATGGCGCGCTTTAACGACGTGATCGCCGCACCTAACGGCGAGGTCTTCGCGGGCACCATCGGTGCGAGCAAGACCTCCGGCGGCCTCTACCGCGTCGGCCTAGACGGCAGCGTGACGAAGCTTTTTGGGGGCACGGGCACGGCCAACGGCATGGGCTTCTCGCCGGATTTGAGCGCGTTTTACTGGACCGATTCGACCGCGCGGCATATCTACCGCTTCGCCTACGACGCCGACACGAACGCGCTCTCGGCCCGCGAGCGGGTCTACGCCGCCGCCGAGGACGAGGGCACCCCCGACGGGCTGGCGATGGCCGCCGACGGGAGCTTCTACTCGGCGCGCTTTCGCGGCGGGGCGATTTTGCACCACGCCCCCGACGGGGAGGTGTTAGAACGCCTCGCAGTCGACGCCCAGAACGTCTCCTCGGCGGCTTTCGGAGGGCCTAACTTCGACGAGCTCTTCGTCACCACGGCTCAAGGGGACGGCGCGGGGGCGGGGGCAATCTTTCACCACAAGGTCGGCCACAAGGGGCGGCTGGAGTTTCGCTCGAGGGTGCTGTTGTAG
- a CDS encoding glutamine--tRNA ligase/YqeY domain fusion protein produces the protein MAGAAPHDLEADAEIRGDTLGKEAPKKRLVAENFITEIIDRDLEEGRYPGVVTRFPPEPNGYLHIGHAKSICLNFGLAHDYGGLCTLRFDDTNPETEDPEFVESIVADVRWLGFEPAQVRFASDYFDRFYACAVQLVKDGLAYVDSVSEDEMRELRGTTTQPGRPSPYRDRSVAENLDLLERMRAGEFANGAHVLRAKIDLAHPNFKLRDPVLYRIVNAPHYRTGDAWHIYPMYDFAHPLEDFIEGVTHSLCTLEFENNRAVYDWLLEALRGKVGFPAAPRPYQYEFARFNMTYTVLSKRKLIGLVKGGHVRGWDDPRMPTLSGFRRRGVTPEAIRTFFTERIGVAKTNSRADIGLLEATIRDDLNYRAPRVMAVLDPLKVVVTNLPEGHTEPLSVPYWPHDVPKEGARTVPFGRELYIERSDFQEHPERGFRRLSPGAKVRLRHAYVIRCDEVIKDDEGAVTELRCTYEPDSFGKAPSEGVKGVIHWVAAAGAVPAEFRLYERLFSVPNPEEGEGSYVQHLTPDSLVVKRGVVEPSVRDDPADTRYQFERQGYFWRDPVDSRPDALVFNRIIGLSVTPSPRASARPEARYKAEATAKPAPLQTEPQDPAARLSGAAREAFERYLTLGANREEAAALAKDAALGAFFEAAQRAQPSPQLASWVVSEVARLVKEGSAARLTPGALAELVAFVDDGTLSARLGKEVLAEMAATGQSAAQLVEQRGLKQVSSAEALRPIVEAVLAEHPDKIGAYRGGKVGLLGFFVGQVMRKTGGKANPQQAQALLKEALAGGAQNP, from the coding sequence ATGGCTGGAGCGGCTCCCCACGACCTCGAAGCGGACGCGGAAATCCGCGGCGACACCCTCGGCAAAGAAGCGCCTAAAAAGCGCCTCGTCGCAGAAAACTTTATCACCGAGATCATCGACCGTGACCTCGAGGAGGGGCGCTACCCAGGGGTCGTCACCCGCTTCCCCCCCGAACCCAACGGCTACTTGCACATCGGGCACGCCAAGAGCATCTGCCTGAACTTCGGGTTGGCACACGACTACGGCGGCCTCTGCACCCTCCGCTTCGACGACACCAACCCCGAGACCGAAGACCCTGAGTTCGTCGAGAGCATTGTGGCGGACGTACGCTGGCTCGGCTTCGAACCCGCGCAGGTGCGTTTTGCCAGCGACTACTTCGACCGCTTTTACGCCTGCGCCGTGCAGCTCGTCAAAGACGGGCTCGCGTACGTCGACTCGGTCTCCGAAGACGAGATGCGCGAGCTTCGCGGGACGACCACCCAACCCGGCCGCCCGAGCCCCTACCGCGACCGCAGCGTAGCGGAGAACCTCGACCTCTTAGAGCGCATGCGAGCGGGCGAGTTCGCCAACGGCGCCCACGTGCTGCGCGCCAAGATCGACCTCGCCCACCCCAACTTCAAGCTGCGAGACCCCGTGCTCTACCGCATCGTCAACGCCCCCCACTACCGCACGGGGGACGCGTGGCACATCTACCCGATGTACGACTTTGCCCACCCCTTAGAGGACTTTATCGAGGGGGTGACGCACTCGCTATGCACCCTCGAGTTCGAGAACAACCGCGCGGTGTACGACTGGCTGCTCGAAGCGCTGCGCGGCAAGGTCGGTTTTCCCGCGGCGCCGCGGCCCTACCAGTACGAGTTCGCCCGCTTCAACATGACCTACACGGTGCTGAGTAAGCGCAAGCTGATCGGGCTCGTCAAAGGGGGGCACGTCCGGGGTTGGGACGACCCCCGCATGCCGACGCTCTCCGGCTTTCGGCGCCGCGGGGTGACGCCGGAGGCGATCCGCACCTTTTTCACCGAGCGCATCGGGGTCGCCAAGACGAATTCGCGCGCCGACATCGGCCTTTTGGAGGCCACCATCCGCGACGACCTCAACTACCGCGCGCCGCGGGTGATGGCGGTCCTCGACCCCCTCAAGGTGGTCGTGACGAACCTCCCCGAGGGGCACACCGAACCCCTCAGCGTCCCCTATTGGCCGCACGACGTCCCCAAAGAGGGCGCGCGCACGGTGCCCTTTGGGCGCGAGCTCTACATCGAACGCAGCGACTTCCAGGAGCACCCCGAACGCGGCTTTCGGCGCCTCTCCCCCGGGGCGAAGGTGCGGTTGCGCCACGCCTACGTCATCCGCTGCGACGAGGTCATCAAAGACGACGAGGGCGCGGTGACGGAGCTGCGCTGCACCTACGAACCGGACTCGTTCGGCAAAGCGCCGAGCGAGGGGGTCAAGGGGGTGATCCACTGGGTCGCCGCCGCGGGGGCGGTGCCCGCCGAGTTCCGCCTCTACGAGCGGCTCTTTAGCGTACCCAACCCCGAAGAGGGTGAGGGGAGCTACGTCCAGCACCTGACGCCGGACTCGCTCGTGGTCAAACGGGGCGTCGTCGAACCGAGCGTACGCGACGACCCCGCCGACACCCGCTACCAGTTCGAGCGGCAGGGGTACTTCTGGCGCGACCCGGTCGACTCGAGGCCCGACGCGCTCGTCTTCAACCGCATCATCGGGCTGAGCGTGACGCCGAGCCCCAGAGCGTCCGCGCGCCCCGAAGCGCGCTACAAAGCCGAAGCGACAGCCAAACCTGCCCCGCTGCAGACCGAACCGCAAGACCCCGCCGCTCGGCTCTCGGGGGCGGCGAGGGAGGCGTTTGAACGCTACCTGACGCTCGGCGCCAACCGCGAGGAGGCCGCCGCGCTCGCCAAAGACGCGGCGCTCGGCGCCTTTTTCGAGGCGGCGCAGCGCGCGCAGCCGAGCCCGCAGCTCGCCAGCTGGGTCGTCAGCGAGGTCGCGCGGCTCGTCAAAGAGGGCTCGGCTGCGCGCCTCACCCCGGGCGCGCTAGCCGAGCTCGTCGCGTTCGTCGATGACGGTACGCTGAGCGCGCGGCTGGGCAAGGAGGTGCTGGCCGAGATGGCGGCGACCGGCCAGAGCGCCGCGCAGCTCGTCGAGCAGCGGGGCCTTAAGCAGGTCTCGAGCGCTGAGGCGCTGCGGCCCATCGTCGAGGCGGTGCTCGCCGAGCACCCCGACAAGATCGGCGCCTACCGCGGCGGCAAGGTCGGCTTGCTCGGCTTTTTCGTGGGTCAAGTGATGCGCAAAACCGGCGGCAAGGCCAACCCGCAGCAGGCCCAAGCGCTCCTCAAAGAGGCGCTAGCGGGGGGCGCTCAAAACCCTTGA
- a CDS encoding S1C family serine protease, with translation MLDKRAEGPTEAAVDAAPPRALPGATGEREGDLRADVTGVPEGAGVAGSDSEGTGIGGAAALPVSARRRALFGLRLLLLALLFVGALLLYRSAGPTPPAPLFVQRGLSALPEVERPEGELLRVFEAARPATLQIELRVPGHPSGSPQGIGTGFFISPDGEVLTAYHVVDTTLGFARRGALEAVGPDGARYGLELVGFDAYRDLAVLQADLQSAGVTEVPSLPLARRALEVGSEIVAIGNSRGEFLAGRVGRVRRLDVRAARADFADGTSELTASLAPGDSGGPVLNRDGEVVGVVSYIAITAQPGRPPGLDTLPDALPEGHPEITPERNRFPFLRLPQRELTSTFASYAVPVSAESDVLAGLREGVQRDVPVIGFTLGVQGVGQSYDPRLFPDRVLGPRPGVVVGQVAPGSPAERAGLRSARQEEVYRDGALQALRPVADVIVSVDGESTPTYDALTSVIRRRAIGQTVELEVQRGEERLLLPLELGARRAVFGR, from the coding sequence GTGCTGGACAAGCGAGCTGAAGGGCCCACGGAGGCAGCGGTCGACGCCGCTCCCCCGCGCGCGTTGCCGGGTGCTACTGGGGAGCGTGAGGGCGACCTCCGCGCCGACGTGACGGGTGTCCCGGAGGGTGCGGGCGTGGCCGGGAGCGATAGCGAGGGTACCGGCATCGGGGGGGCGGCCGCGCTGCCCGTTTCCGCTCGCCGCCGCGCGCTCTTCGGGCTGCGGCTTCTGCTCCTGGCGCTGCTCTTCGTCGGGGCGCTGCTCCTCTACCGCAGCGCGGGGCCGACCCCGCCGGCGCCCCTTTTCGTGCAGCGTGGCCTCAGCGCGCTGCCCGAAGTCGAGCGCCCCGAGGGGGAGCTGCTGCGCGTCTTCGAGGCGGCGCGCCCCGCGACCTTGCAGATCGAGTTGCGCGTCCCGGGGCATCCCTCGGGTTCCCCGCAGGGCATCGGCACGGGTTTTTTCATCTCGCCGGACGGTGAGGTGCTCACCGCCTATCACGTCGTCGACACCACCTTGGGCTTCGCCCGCCGCGGCGCGCTCGAGGCGGTCGGTCCGGACGGTGCGCGCTACGGGCTCGAGCTCGTCGGCTTCGACGCCTACCGCGACCTCGCGGTGCTGCAAGCCGACCTGCAGAGCGCCGGGGTTACCGAGGTACCGAGCTTGCCGCTCGCGCGCCGCGCGCTCGAGGTTGGGAGCGAAATCGTCGCTATCGGCAACAGCCGCGGCGAGTTTTTGGCGGGGCGCGTCGGGCGGGTGCGCCGTTTGGACGTCCGGGCGGCGCGGGCCGACTTCGCCGACGGCACCTCCGAGCTGACCGCCTCGCTCGCCCCCGGCGACTCCGGTGGGCCGGTGCTAAACCGCGACGGCGAGGTCGTCGGGGTGGTGAGCTATATCGCCATCACCGCGCAGCCGGGGCGTCCCCCCGGTTTGGACACGCTCCCCGACGCGCTCCCCGAAGGGCACCCCGAGATCACCCCGGAGCGCAACCGCTTCCCCTTCCTGAGGCTGCCGCAGCGCGAGCTGACGAGCACCTTCGCGTCGTACGCGGTGCCGGTCTCGGCCGAGAGCGACGTTTTGGCGGGGCTCCGCGAGGGGGTGCAGCGCGACGTGCCGGTGATCGGCTTTACCCTGGGGGTGCAGGGGGTCGGCCAGAGCTACGACCCGCGCCTGTTTCCCGACCGGGTGCTCGGGCCGCGCCCGGGGGTGGTCGTCGGCCAGGTCGCGCCGGGGAGCCCTGCCGAGCGGGCCGGGCTGCGCAGCGCGCGGCAAGAGGAGGTCTACCGTGACGGCGCCCTACAGGCGCTGCGCCCCGTGGCCGACGTGATCGTCTCCGTCGACGGCGAGAGCACCCCAACCTACGACGCTCTGACGAGCGTGATCCGCCGCCGGGCGATCGGTCAGACCGTCGAGCTCGAGGTGCAGCGCGGCGAGGAGCGGTTGCTGCTCCCCCTCGAGCTCGGCGCGCGCCGCGCGGTCTTCGGCCGGTAG
- a CDS encoding DHH family phosphoesterase — MTSDHAEHPDKPAQLAQKLRDWAGPIVLASHESPDGDAFGSALALKRALDRLGKRTTLPLTPPRYLAFLAEAGELSAPLTHLEPNTLVIVLDVEVSRRLVGVPVTDERVEGAALTVVIDHHGTNNGAGDLLWVEPGRAATAHMVKDLISALGVPWDAALATPCLTGILTDTGGFRFGNTTPEVLRAAGELIACGVAYSDLTDRLAWRHPDFFRMLGKVMGTVEFPLGGLVAYAELTEAMRQEIGPTDDDSSDYVGQIRYAEGTVVALFLREERQDGTPQTKVSVRSRAGVSAQAICVALGGGGHVAAAGATVAADLATTKARALEATRAELARCGYDVPPTA; from the coding sequence ATGACCTCGGATCACGCCGAACACCCCGACAAGCCAGCACAGCTCGCCCAGAAGCTACGAGACTGGGCGGGTCCCATCGTCCTCGCTTCACACGAGAGCCCCGACGGCGACGCCTTCGGCAGCGCGCTCGCGCTCAAAAGGGCGCTCGACCGGCTCGGCAAACGCACCACCTTGCCGCTCACTCCCCCTCGCTACCTCGCCTTCCTGGCCGAAGCGGGCGAGCTCTCAGCGCCTCTAACGCACCTTGAACCAAACACGTTGGTCATCGTGCTCGACGTCGAGGTGAGCCGCCGCTTGGTGGGGGTGCCGGTTACGGACGAGCGCGTCGAGGGGGCCGCGCTCACGGTGGTGATCGACCACCACGGCACCAACAACGGCGCTGGCGACCTGCTCTGGGTCGAACCGGGCCGCGCGGCCACCGCCCACATGGTCAAAGACCTGATCAGCGCCCTCGGCGTCCCCTGGGACGCGGCGCTCGCCACCCCCTGTTTGACGGGTATCCTCACCGACACCGGCGGCTTCCGCTTCGGCAACACGACGCCAGAGGTGCTGCGCGCGGCGGGGGAGCTGATCGCGTGCGGCGTCGCCTATAGCGACCTGACCGACCGTCTGGCGTGGCGTCACCCCGACTTTTTCCGGATGCTCGGCAAGGTGATGGGGACCGTTGAGTTCCCCCTGGGCGGCCTCGTCGCCTACGCCGAGTTGACCGAGGCGATGCGCCAAGAGATCGGCCCGACCGACGACGACTCGAGCGACTACGTGGGGCAGATCCGCTACGCCGAGGGCACCGTCGTGGCGCTTTTTCTGCGCGAGGAGCGCCAAGACGGAACCCCGCAGACCAAGGTTTCGGTGCGCTCGCGCGCGGGGGTCTCGGCGCAGGCCATCTGCGTCGCGCTCGGCGGTGGTGGGCACGTCGCGGCGGCGGGGGCGACGGTCGCCGCCGACCTCGCGACCACCAAAGCGCGCGCCCTCGAGGCGACCCGGGCGGAGCTCGCGCGCTGCGGTTACGACGTCCCGCCGACGGCGTAG